A window of the Gossypium arboreum isolate Shixiya-1 chromosome 2, ASM2569848v2, whole genome shotgun sequence genome harbors these coding sequences:
- the LOC108463363 gene encoding protein IQ-DOMAIN 2-like: MGKKVKWLSSLKKAFNPESKEKKNQILDKQVHLGPSSSNAAAPTLETVNLSPPPQPEDEKIIKPETVAEATDDDVVVAPAVPTPAAVTVVQRRLNIDSRFAGKSMEEVAVIKIQTAFRVYMAKRALRALRGLVRLKSLMEGPAVKRQVTSTLRCMQTLSRVQCQIRMRRIRMTEENQALQRQILQKHAKELVNLQMGEDWDDSLQSKEQIEASLLSKHEAAMRRERAMAYSFTHQQTWKNGSKSMNPLFMDMNNLTWGWSWLERWMAARPWEGRGVTGKEPNNDQSSVKSAHFEGEISKAYARYQLNLDNKQSPKSSQKPNRTSSHLSPSPKPPSTPSRKLKSASPSGSIIAQDDDTRSIVSAQSERNRRHSIAGSLVRDDESLASSPSLPSYMVPTKSARAKTRLQSPLGLEANGTPDKGPIMSTKKRLLYPPSPAKPRRHSGPPRVDTSIITNTKIGAVNGGVI; encoded by the exons ATGGGGAAGAAAGTAAAATGGCTATCTTCTTTAAAGAAAGCCTTCAATCCAGagtcaaaggaaaagaaaaatcaG ATTTTGGATAAGCAAGTGCATTTGGGTCCTAGTAGTTCTAATGCAGCTGCACCCACATTAGAAACTGTTAATTTGTCCCCTCCACCTCAGCCGGAAGATGAGAAAATAATCAAACCCGAGACGGTTGCTGAAGCTACCGATGATGATGTTGTTGTTGCTCCAGCTGTTCCGACCCCGGCTGCTGTTACGGTCGTTCAACGCCGACTTAATATAGACTCTCGGTTCGCTGGAAAATCTATGGAGGAAGTTGCAGTGATCAAAATTCAGACAGCTTTTCGAGTTTACATG GCGAAAAGAGCATTGCGTGCTTTACGAGGACTTGTGAGGCTGAAATCGTTAATGGAAGGACCTGCGGTGAAACGGCAAGTGACGAGTACCCTTCGTTGTATGCAAACACTTTCTCGTGTGCAGTGTCAGATTCGGATGAGGAGAATCCGTATGACCGAAGAAAATCAAGCTCTTCAGAGACAAATCTTGCAGAAACATGCGAAAGAGCTTGTGAATTTGCAG ATGGGGGAAGATTGGGACGATAGCTTGCAATCGAAGGAACAAATCGAAGCGAGCTTATTGAGCAAACACGAGGCTGCAATGAGACGAGAAAGGGCAATGGCTTATTCATTTACTCATCAG CAAACTTGGAAGAACGGTTCGAAATCTATGAATCCGTTATTCATGGATATGAACAACCTGACGTGGGGTTGGAGTTGGTTAGAACGATGGATGGCAGCTCGACCATGGGAAGGACGTGGCGTGACGGGAAAGGAACCGAACAACGACCAGTCATCGGTAAAGAGTGCACATTTCGAAGGAGAAATCAGCAAAGCTTACGCTCGTTACCAACTCAATTTGGATAATAAACAATCCCCGAAATCGAGCCAAAAGCCTAACCGAACATCAAGTCACCTATCCCCTTCTCCGAAACCACCTTCCACACCATCCCGAAAGCTGAAGTCCGCAAGCCCTAGCGGCAGTATCATTGCCCAGGACGACGACACAAGAAGCATAGTCAGCGCGCAATCCGAACGGAACCGAAGACACAGCATTGCCGGCTCACTGGTGCGTGACGACGAGAGCTTAGCAAGCTCGCCGTCACTTCCGAGTTATATGGTACCAACTAAATCGGCAAGGGCCAAAACCAGGTTGCAAAGTCCCTTGGGACTAGAAGCAAATGGTACACCCGACAAAGGACCAATCATGTCGACCAAAAAACGACTCTTGTATCCACCTTCACCGGCCAAACCGAGGCGGCACTCTGGTCCACCGAGAGTCGATACCAGCATTATTACTAATACAAAAATTGGTGCGGTGAATGGTGGTGTCATTTAA
- the LOC108466462 gene encoding mitochondrial import inner membrane translocase subunit TIM14-3-like codes for MQRQSRDSTEMVAPLIAGIAVAAAAYAGRYSIRAWQAFKARPPTARVRRFYEGGFQPSMTRREAALILGVRESTPAEKIKEAHRRVMVANHPDAGGSHYLASKINEAKDMMMRRNKGGSGSAF; via the exons ATGCAACGACAATCCAGAGATAGCACAGAAATG gttGCTCCTTTAATAGCCGGAATCGCGGTGGCGGCGGCTGCTTATGCGGGGAGATATAGTATTAGGGCTTGGCAGGCGTTTAAGGCAAGACCGCCGACGGCTAGGGTTCGAAGATTTTATGAAGGTGGGTTTCAGCCTAGTATGACACGGAGAGAAGCCGCTCTTATTCTCGGTGTAAG AGAAAGTACTCCGGCGGAAAAGATTAAGGAGGCACATAGGAGGGTGATGGTTGCGAATCATCCCGACGCCGGTGGAAGCCATTACCTTGCATCGAAGATCAACGAAGCGAAAGATATGATGATGAGGAGAAACAAAGGTGGCAGTGGCTCAGCATTTTGA
- the LOC108463679 gene encoding ribonuclease MRP protein subunit POP4 isoform X3, which translates to MATTTPVSQNQRKRSLEEALERRFAVAKAELLQEQKKNKTTLVEEDGKEMSSTKAPIAPSSNLSLKKGNFPFSGPSSSQDVEENGEVYSKLSEPMHENLLPVDSKFSNKKGSMADKILHELLQGGDSAQKYMQGSRSIKFENWILLDNFVKGRLMSTGSQIRALKNLSKRSKRHMSMKLLKKSGVFELPQAMQKFDTFKPMHEMWKGYMNQLLKTSGKNQLAQCLIGADLHGALILVAECKVTSFTGVSGIMIRETAETFGLITQDNKFRVVPKKLSIFIFQVDCWKITLQGDKLTSRNSGK; encoded by the exons ATGGCGACAACAACCCCGGTTAGTCAAAATCAAAGAAAGCGAAGTTTAGAAGAAGCATTGGAACGACGGTTTGCTGTTGCTAAAGCCGAGCTTCTTCAAGAACAGAAGAAAAACAAAACGACATTGGTTGAAGAAGATGGAAAAGAAATGTCTAGCACTAAAGCACCCATTGCTCCTTCCTCCAATTTGTCATTGAAGAAAG gAAATTTTCCCTTCTCGGGTCCCTCTAGTTCACAAG ATGTTGAAGAAAATGGTGAAGTATATTCCAAGCTATCAGAACCTATGCATGAGAATTTGTTACCAGTTGATTCCAAG TTTTCCAACAAAAAAGGAAGCATGGCAGATAAGATATTGCATGAACTTCTTCAAGGTGGTGATTCAGCTCAGAAATATATGCAAGGATCTAGAAGTATCAAATTCGAAAATTGGATCCTCCTTGATAATTTCGTGAAAGGTCGACTTATGTCTACCGGTTCTCAAATCAGGGCTTTGAAGAACCTCTCTAAGCGCTCTAAAAGACATATGTCGATGAAGCTGCTTAAGAAGTCTGGAGTATTTGAGCTGCCTCAGGCTATGCAAAA GTTTGATACATTTAAACCAATGCATGAAATGTGGAAAGGCTACATGAATCAACTTCTAAAAACTAGTGG GAAAAATCAGTTGGCTCAATGTCTTATTGGTGCGGATTTACATGGTGCTCTCATTCTAG TGGCCGAGTGCAAGGTAACTAGTTTCACTGGAGTGAGTGGTATTATGATTCGTGAGACTGCGGAAACATTTGGTCTAATAACCCAGGACAATAAATTCCGAG TTGTCCCCAAAAAGTTATCTATCTTCATATTCCAAGTTGATTGTTGGAAAATTACATTACAAGGCGATAAACTCACTTCAAGAAACTCGG GTAAATGA
- the LOC108463679 gene encoding ribonuclease MRP protein subunit POP4 isoform X2, producing MATTTPVSQNQRKRSLEEALERRFAVAKAELLQEQKKNKTTLVEEDGKEMSSTKAPIAPSSNLSLKKGNFPFSGPSSSQDVEENGEVYSKLSEPMHENLLPVDSKFSNKKGSMADKILHELLQGGDSAQKYMQGSRSIKFENWILLDNFVKGRLMSTGSQIRALKNLSKRSKRHMSMKLLKKSGVFELPQAMQKFDTFKPMHEMWKGYMNQLLKTSGKNQLAQCLIGADLHGALILVAECKVTSFTGVSGIMIRETAETFGLITQDNKFRVVPKKLSIFIFQVDCWKITLQGDKLTSRNSEYTRRREISR from the exons ATGGCGACAACAACCCCGGTTAGTCAAAATCAAAGAAAGCGAAGTTTAGAAGAAGCATTGGAACGACGGTTTGCTGTTGCTAAAGCCGAGCTTCTTCAAGAACAGAAGAAAAACAAAACGACATTGGTTGAAGAAGATGGAAAAGAAATGTCTAGCACTAAAGCACCCATTGCTCCTTCCTCCAATTTGTCATTGAAGAAAG gAAATTTTCCCTTCTCGGGTCCCTCTAGTTCACAAG ATGTTGAAGAAAATGGTGAAGTATATTCCAAGCTATCAGAACCTATGCATGAGAATTTGTTACCAGTTGATTCCAAG TTTTCCAACAAAAAAGGAAGCATGGCAGATAAGATATTGCATGAACTTCTTCAAGGTGGTGATTCAGCTCAGAAATATATGCAAGGATCTAGAAGTATCAAATTCGAAAATTGGATCCTCCTTGATAATTTCGTGAAAGGTCGACTTATGTCTACCGGTTCTCAAATCAGGGCTTTGAAGAACCTCTCTAAGCGCTCTAAAAGACATATGTCGATGAAGCTGCTTAAGAAGTCTGGAGTATTTGAGCTGCCTCAGGCTATGCAAAA GTTTGATACATTTAAACCAATGCATGAAATGTGGAAAGGCTACATGAATCAACTTCTAAAAACTAGTGG GAAAAATCAGTTGGCTCAATGTCTTATTGGTGCGGATTTACATGGTGCTCTCATTCTAG TGGCCGAGTGCAAGGTAACTAGTTTCACTGGAGTGAGTGGTATTATGATTCGTGAGACTGCGGAAACATTTGGTCTAATAACCCAGGACAATAAATTCCGAG TTGTCCCCAAAAAGTTATCTATCTTCATATTCCAAGTTGATTGTTGGAAAATTACATTACAAGGCGATAAACTCACTTCAAGAAACTCGG AATATACCAGAAGAAGAGAGATATCAAG GTAA
- the LOC108463679 gene encoding ribonuclease MRP protein subunit POP4 isoform X1: protein MATTTPVSQNQRKRSLEEALERRFAVAKAELLQEQKKNKTTLVEEDGKEMSSTKAPIAPSSNLSLKKGNFPFSGPSSSQDVEENGEVYSKLSEPMHENLLPVDSKFSNKKGSMADKILHELLQGGDSAQKYMQGSRSIKFENWILLDNFVKGRLMSTGSQIRALKNLSKRSKRHMSMKLLKKSGVFELPQAMQKFDTFKPMHEMWKGYMNQLLKTSGKNQLAQCLIGADLHGALILVAECKVTSFTGVSGIMIRETAETFGLITQDNKFRVVPKKLSIFIFQVDCWKITLQGDKLTSRNSEYTRRREISRYSSFTIRKFRECCVFAHFLQEIESNC, encoded by the exons ATGGCGACAACAACCCCGGTTAGTCAAAATCAAAGAAAGCGAAGTTTAGAAGAAGCATTGGAACGACGGTTTGCTGTTGCTAAAGCCGAGCTTCTTCAAGAACAGAAGAAAAACAAAACGACATTGGTTGAAGAAGATGGAAAAGAAATGTCTAGCACTAAAGCACCCATTGCTCCTTCCTCCAATTTGTCATTGAAGAAAG gAAATTTTCCCTTCTCGGGTCCCTCTAGTTCACAAG ATGTTGAAGAAAATGGTGAAGTATATTCCAAGCTATCAGAACCTATGCATGAGAATTTGTTACCAGTTGATTCCAAG TTTTCCAACAAAAAAGGAAGCATGGCAGATAAGATATTGCATGAACTTCTTCAAGGTGGTGATTCAGCTCAGAAATATATGCAAGGATCTAGAAGTATCAAATTCGAAAATTGGATCCTCCTTGATAATTTCGTGAAAGGTCGACTTATGTCTACCGGTTCTCAAATCAGGGCTTTGAAGAACCTCTCTAAGCGCTCTAAAAGACATATGTCGATGAAGCTGCTTAAGAAGTCTGGAGTATTTGAGCTGCCTCAGGCTATGCAAAA GTTTGATACATTTAAACCAATGCATGAAATGTGGAAAGGCTACATGAATCAACTTCTAAAAACTAGTGG GAAAAATCAGTTGGCTCAATGTCTTATTGGTGCGGATTTACATGGTGCTCTCATTCTAG TGGCCGAGTGCAAGGTAACTAGTTTCACTGGAGTGAGTGGTATTATGATTCGTGAGACTGCGGAAACATTTGGTCTAATAACCCAGGACAATAAATTCCGAG TTGTCCCCAAAAAGTTATCTATCTTCATATTCCAAGTTGATTGTTGGAAAATTACATTACAAGGCGATAAACTCACTTCAAGAAACTCGG AATATACCAGAAGAAGAGAGATATCAAGGTATAGTTCCTTTACAATTAGAAAATTTAGAGAATGCTGTGTTTTTGCCCATTTCCTTCAAGAAATAGAATCAAATTGCTAA